The genomic window CGGTGAAGTGCAGCCACAAAAAGGCGCCCGCCACCGCGAGCAGGACAATTATCGGGATAAAATCGGCGTTGGCGTTTGCTGCGTTTTCCACTGTTCTACTTTTTCACTTCTTTACTTTTTCGACGGACTCCGCAAAACCGGCCTGAACGCACGCCGCGATTACTCCGCCTTCTGATTCTTGCCGGCCGGAGCCTTGCCGTAACTCGAAAGCCCAGTTATCTGGCTGCGCTCGACCCGCACGCGCACGTTCGGCGCGATCTCCAGCACGACAACCTTCTCGCCGATCTCGCTTACCCGGCCCAGCAGCCCGCCGGCGGTCACGACCTCGTCGTTGCGCTTGAGCTTGGCCAGCATGTCGCGATGCTCGCGCGCCTTGGTGCTCTGGGGGCGCAGGAAGAACCAGTAAAAAGCAACGATCAGGAGGGCAAACGGCACACCCGGCCCGTACAGCAATTGATCGATAAGCGGCGGCTGAGCACCGGCGGCCGCCCCGCCAGCGCTTTGCGCCCACGCAATTCCTTCAAGAAACATCGGCGACCATTTTATCCTTTATCTACTCCGGCTGCGCGCTTTGCCGGCGGCCTAGCCGCGCCAGCGTGGCGGCCGCAAATTCCCGGTAAGTGCGAGATGCGATAGCAGCTTGCATCCCGGCCATCAAGCGGGCGTAGAAGTAAAGATTATGTTCCGTTAGCGCGCGCGCCGCCAGAATCTCGCCCGAAATATATAGATGGCGCAGGTAGGCGCGGCTAAGCCGCTGACACGTGCGGCATCCGCAGCCCTCTTCCAGCGGCCGGGGGTCGCGGACATACACCGATTGCTTGATCGACAGGCGGCCGTCGCTCGTGAACGCGGAGCCATTGCGCGCGTTACGCGTCGGCAACACGCAATCGAACAGGTCATAGCCCATCCCGACCGCGGCGACCAGATCCTCCGGCGTGCCGACGCCCATCAGATAGCGCGGGTGTTCCGCCGGCAGCAAGGTCGCGCTCAGCGCAGCCATTTCGCGCATCTGTTCCTTCGGCTCGCCCACCGCAAGCCCTCCCGCCGCGAAGCCGTCGAACGGCATCGCGGTTATCTGCGCCGTGCTTCGCCGCCTGAGTTCCGGATAAACGCCGCCCTGGATTATCCCGAACAGCGCCTGATGCGGACTGCGCCGCGCCGCAACGCATCGCTCGGCCCATCGCGCCGTCAACTCCAGCGACGCAGCGACTCGCGCGCGCTCGGCCGGATACGGCGTGCATTCGTCGAGCGCCATCATCAGGTCCGAGCCGATCCGCTCCTGAATTCCGACTGTCCGCTCCGGCGTCAGCATGAACTCCGACCCGTCCAGGTGCGAGCGAAAACGGATTCCGCCGTTATCGATCGCGTTAAGCCGCGCAAGGCTCATCGCCTGGAAGCCGCCGGAGTCGGTCAAAACCGCGCCGTCGAAGCCCATGAAGCGCCCGACCCCGCCAAGCTCTTCGATCAGCTCAGCTCCCGGCCGGAGCGCGAGATGGTAGGTGTTGGCGAGCACCAACCGGTAACCCAACTGCCATAGCTCCTCGGGCGCCATCGCCTTGACGGCGGCGCGGGTGCCGACCGGCATGAAGGCGGGAGTTGCGACCTCGCCGTGCGCGGTCGTCATCCGGCCCGCGCGCGCATCGCCGTCGCGCTCGAGGACTTCGAAGCCGAACCCCCGTAAACTGAACCGCGGCGCCGCGGCTTCTCGGTCGGATGGCATCTTCGCGCTCACAGGATCAGCATCGCGTCGCCGTAGCTCAGGAAGCGGTAGCGATGGCGCACGGCCTCGCGGTAGGCGTCGAGAATCTCTTCGCGCCCCGCCAGCGCCATCACCATCGCCAGCACGGTCGAGCGCGGCATATGGAAATTGGTAATCATCACGTCGGTCGCGCGAAAGCGATATCCGGGCGAAATAAAAAGTCCGGTCGCGCCCTCGGCGTCGCCGGTTATCGCATGCGATTCGAGCGCGCGCACGCTGCTGGTGCCGACCGCAATCACACGGGCGCCGGTTCGCCGCGCAAGCGCCATCGCCTGCAGCGTTGCGGGCGGGATCGTGTACCACTCGGCCTCCATGCTATGCGCCTCGACCTGCGGCTCGCGAAGCGGCGTGAACGTGCCCGGTCCGATATGGAGCGTCACGAACGCGGCGCGCACGCCGGCAGCCGCGAGCTTTGCCAGGAGCTCGCGCGTGAAGTGCAGTCCGGCGGTCGGCGCCGCCACCGCGCCGGGCTGCGCGGCGTACACGGTCTGGTAATCGTCGCGGTCGGCCGGCCCCGGCGCGCGATGGATATAGTGCGGGAGCGCCAGCGCGCCTGCGCTATCCAGGATGGACTCGATCGAAACCGGGCCGTCGCTCACGACCAACGGGCGGCCGGGACGCTGAAAGCCCGCGATGCGGAGCGCGCGCCCGTCGTCGAGCGTAAGGCGCGCGCCCTCGCGCACTTCGCGATGGCCCCGCATCAGCGCGAGCCAGGCTCCGGGCGGTTCGTCCACCGGACGCACCATCAGCAGTTCGACCACGCCGCCGGTGGGTTTGCGCGCGAAGAGCCGCGCGGGAAACACGCGCGTGTCGTTCAGCACAAGCAGGTCGCCGTCGCGCAGAAAATCGCCAAGCTTGTAGAAACGCGAGTGCTCGATCGTGCCGGCGCGCCGGTCAAGCACCATCAGGCGCGCTTCGTCGCGGCGCT from Candidatus Binataceae bacterium includes these protein-coding regions:
- the yajC gene encoding preprotein translocase subunit YajC, producing the protein MFLEGIAWAQSAGGAAAGAQPPLIDQLLYGPGVPFALLIVAFYWFFLRPQSTKAREHRDMLAKLKRNDEVVTAGGLLGRVSEIGEKVVVLEIAPNVRVRVERSQITGLSSYGKAPAGKNQKAE
- the queA gene encoding tRNA preQ1(34) S-adenosylmethionine ribosyltransferase-isomerase QueA; protein product: MRIAAEPAMIVWFVGAWLTCRASAMRLSELDYNLPPELVAQAPLERRDEARLMVLDRRAGTIEHSRFYKLGDFLRDGDLLVLNDTRVFPARLFARKPTGGVVELLMVRPVDEPPGAWLALMRGHREVREGARLTLDDGRALRIAGFQRPGRPLVVSDGPVSIESILDSAGALALPHYIHRAPGPADRDDYQTVYAAQPGAVAAPTAGLHFTRELLAKLAAAGVRAAFVTLHIGPGTFTPLREPQVEAHSMEAEWYTIPPATLQAMALARRTGARVIAVGTSSVRALESHAITGDAEGATGLFISPGYRFRATDVMITNFHMPRSTVLAMVMALAGREEILDAYREAVRHRYRFLSYGDAMLIL
- the tgt gene encoding tRNA guanosine(34) transglycosylase Tgt, with product MPSDREAAAPRFSLRGFGFEVLERDGDARAGRMTTAHGEVATPAFMPVGTRAAVKAMAPEELWQLGYRLVLANTYHLALRPGAELIEELGGVGRFMGFDGAVLTDSGGFQAMSLARLNAIDNGGIRFRSHLDGSEFMLTPERTVGIQERIGSDLMMALDECTPYPAERARVAASLELTARWAERCVAARRSPHQALFGIIQGGVYPELRRRSTAQITAMPFDGFAAGGLAVGEPKEQMREMAALSATLLPAEHPRYLMGVGTPEDLVAAVGMGYDLFDCVLPTRNARNGSAFTSDGRLSIKQSVYVRDPRPLEEGCGCRTCQRLSRAYLRHLYISGEILAARALTEHNLYFYARLMAGMQAAIASRTYREFAAATLARLGRRQSAQPE